The DNA segment gctgctggctggCCTCCGCAGGACCCAAAAGTGCCTTCCTCTCCTGGTCTTCCCCCTCCTTTCGCGGCTGGATCAAGCCCCTGCGACCTATCACCGGTGAATAGACTCCCCAGGCCGGCAGGGGTACCTTGTGACCTGAGCCGCTCCAAGGGGAGCGGCTGCGCAAGGTGCGAGAACCCAGCGAGCACTGCACGGACTTGTCCACCCGCGGACTCACCTGCACCCCCACCTCCTTGGTGTTAGCCTTGCAAAGCCGCAGGCTCAGGCTGGGGTTCATCTGGGAGAGAATGGCCTTAAGCTGCGCCCTCTTGTAAGGATCCATACAGTAGTCAGAGGCATTTGCGGGCACCAGCAACCCAGGCCTGGCCAGGAAAGTGGGGGGACCAGTGTTTCGCCTCCAGTCAGGCTGTTTGTGTTCATAGAGTCCTGGCTGGCCCAAAGGCATCGTATTCCCATAGCCCTGGTACAAGCCACAGGGAACGCGGACAAAGCGTTCCATCTGCTCACCCAGCACCCAGGCACAGCACAAACCCCAGTGCGCTTTGTCTCCTTGTTTTGCCTTCCACCTTCATCCACCCTTCTTTTTCCTGATCAAGTTAGTTTAGGTCCATTCCAAgcttctccatttatttcaggTTCTGATGGGAGCTGCTGCCTATTTCCCTAATTAAAGGAGGACAGGAGATCTACCCATCCACAGAGGTCTAATGTCCACCTGATACCTTTTTGCTCGTCCTAGCTCTTCAACTCACTCCTCCCGAATCTTTCTTCAAAGCTGTTTTTCATTTAGACTTCTTACTCACACACGTGCTTTCATTAGCATGATTTGAGCATACTAGAAGAGTATATGGAAGTAAGTATATCACGGCAGACTTAATGAATGTAAAGACCCTGATACCACAGGAGCAAGGAGAATAAAGTTATGGGGGGGAGGTGTATGTGGTGAGAAAATGTACTTCAGAAGGTTGTACTGTATGCCAACAGCTCTCATTAAGTCATTCCTACTGAGGGCCACTGTCCCAAAAGGTGAAAAAAGCAAATTGTTCTGATTTAGAGGGTAAATGGAAACTTAATCACAGGATAGTTAAGTATCCGAAATCAAAAGGACTTGAACTGAAACCTGGGCCTTGTTaccaggcaagttacttaaccaggtgacttggtttccccatctgacAATACTAATTTATAGGATTATTACAAGATTAAATGTGGTATTACCTATAAAGCACAAAGCAGAGTAACTCATGAGTGTTAAATGGTAACTCTAACTGGGTAAGGATCAGAGCTGTGTGTTCCTTTGCTATTTAGACCTAGATGATCCTAAACTTTGCTATCTGTACTGGTAAGGCTTCCTGctagaacaaaagaaaaggatcAAACTAAAACGACACTTATGTAACCAAGAAGAGCCCACCCTTTGTCTAATCTAAGGTTGTTTCATTGTTTACTGCTCAAGAGCTTTGTGACAGCAGCAAGGTCTATAAGCAGCTCTCACACCAGAATCCAGAAATTTTAGGTTATACCAGCCAGCCGTAATTAAGCTTCCTGCTACCCAGGTCACAGACCCTGTGAACGATGGGGACAGATTCCAGTCTTTCAAGGCGacttagagaaaagaaaggcacAAAACAGGGTGATTGGCCGCTGTAAGAATATAAATACTACGGACGCCTGCAGAGGGGAACACCTGCAGGAGAGCTACGGTCATTTCACAATTTTTCAAGGCTTAGAGGTCTTGGAAACCTGCCACGTAAGAGCAACATGGGGACTAGAACTAAAGTCCTCTGGCTTCAAATCTCAGCCCTTTCCACTCTATGCAGAGCACACAACCGGGAAAGCAGTTAGCCACAACCACGGCCCACTCTGGGGGttcccaagatgggccactttagGGGACGCCGTTCTTAGGGGAGAACAAAGGTCTTTCAAAGACCCCAGGCCATGTACCCTGGCGGTCACCCAAACgtgaggtggggcagagggaatgagGAGTGGCGAAGTACACTTTGTGCGcggtcgccccccccccccagcagcgcGGCCTGGTATTCCGAAGGCTCAGGGAGAAGACAAGAAGCACCCCAGCTCCGTCTTTACGCGGTTCCGGACCGGACCCTCAGCAGCCGAAAAAGCGCTTGGCTTTCGCCACACGGACGCTGCAGAGCCTGACTTCCGGGTGGCGCGCACGTTGCGTGCGCGTCATGGCGTCACCGCGTGACGTGCGCAGGGAGCGGGCTTTTGGCGCGAGCGTCTGAAACAGGGTCGACGGAGGCGGAGTTGCTGGGACTCCGCGCCTTGGTTGTTGTCAGAACCGTGGGCCGCCGCGCAAACGAGCCTGCGGCTCAGATTTCTGGTCGAGGTGCCGGCGCGGTTTTTGTCAGCCTTCTCCGGCCAAAAAGAGCTCCACCAGCGGAGGCGGTTAGTGTTGGCTGGGTGGAGACGGACGGGCCGGTGTGAGGCGGCGGGGGAACGCCTCTCGTTCCCGGGGTGGGAGCCGCGGCCTCCCGCCCTCTACGGTCGGTGCCAACCTCGCACCGACTGGGAGAAAGGGCCGGGGGTTCGGCTCCTCCGCTGAGCGGACTCGAGCCCTGGCGCTTCCTTGGGACTCCACTTCCCAGCTTCGGGCCCCGCCACCCGCCTTAGGATTTGCCCCTTAGCTGCCCCAGATGTCCCAGTCTGAAGTTTCCTTAATTGGAAAGACGATGAAGTTAACTTTAACGGAATATCGTAATTCCGGAAAATGTTTTACAGCTCCTGGAACGCTGTGTCTGTCTTGCTTAAACCCTCCGGCATTTGCTGTATTACGAAGATTTACTGATTTGAAATTGTCCAAAGATAGTTACCTCTCATAGGACCCCTCACTGCCAGCATCCCCTAGCCGCACGTGACTAGTTAACTTAAttgaaagtaaacatttaaaattctgttcttgAGTCGCGCTTCCCCCGTTTCAAATGCTTCATGTGGCTAGTGGCGACCCCGTTGGACAGCACAAACACGGAACGCTCCCATCCTCGCAGTGAGTTCAGCTACCGTCCCAAAAGATAGGACCGAGGTAGAGAAACAATGTAACTTTAGGCAAGTTTACCTGCTTCTGATTGTACCTTAGAGTCAGTTAACAAGGACTGCATCCCTGTGAAGTgtatttggtgtttttttgtttgttggtttttgcaGAGTTACCAAGCATCGGAGTAATATTGTGGATAAAAATGTCTATTGGATGCAAAGAGAGACcaactttttttgaaatttttaggaCGCGGTGCAATAAAGCAGGTATTGACAAAGTTGATCATTTACCTtgagaaaatgttttcagaaaaatatgtaaatatgcatgCTTGCTGAAAAGAATCCAATACTTGACGGTTTTGTTTACACTGTAAACTGTTCCTTCTGGAGTCATCCATCCAGTTAAGAAAATGGTCATTTAGGGTTAGCCAAATGATAAGTGTAGAACCCTGGGGATAAACAAAAGACCAGCCTCTTAAAATTAGTAGTAGGAAGAATTGCTTTTAAAGCACAGACCTTCTAGCAAATTAGAAGCGTTGGTAATGTTACTTGACAGGAGGAGTTGTCAAACTTTTTAGTCTCAATACTccttaaactcttaaaaatgattGAGGACCTCAGAGAGCTTTTGTTTATGCAGACTACCATATAGAAATTAAagctaagaatttttttaaaaatgtttattaattcacttaaagATAAACCCATTGcatattaacataaataacatttttttgaaaaataactgtatttccCACCCCCAAAAGAAGGATGGctctgttttccaattttttttaatgtttgtttatatttgagagagagcccacacacaagtaggcgaggggcagagagagaaggagacagaatccaaagcaggctccacactgtcagcacagagtcctatggcggggctcaaaccacaagccttgagatcatgacctgagaagtctcatgcttaatggactgagc comes from the Prionailurus bengalensis isolate Pbe53 chromosome A1, Fcat_Pben_1.1_paternal_pri, whole genome shotgun sequence genome and includes:
- the ZAR1L gene encoding ZAR1-like protein yields the protein MERFVRVPCGLYQGYGNTMPLGQPGLYEHKQPDWRRNTGPPTFLARPGLLVPANASDYCMDPYKRAQLKAILSQMNPSLSLRLCKANTKEVGVQVSPRVDKSVQCSLGSRTLRSRSPWSGSGHKVPLPAWGVYSPVIGRRGLIQPRKEGEDQERKALLGPAEASQQQQQSPPTPRSEEDKQEELCQHGLGEEGTPNPQEGKSKQTQGVGGADLLRKPNFQFLEPKYGYFHCKDCKTRWESAYVWCISGTNKVYFKQLCCKCQKSFNPYRVEAIQCQTCSKSRCSCPQKKRHIDLRRPHRQELCGRCKDKRFSCGNTYSFKYIM